The Mangifera indica cultivar Alphonso chromosome 8, CATAS_Mindica_2.1, whole genome shotgun sequence genome has a window encoding:
- the LOC123222594 gene encoding cytochrome c oxidase subunit 5C-like, translated as MLQLKGKLEYISQSSLQNAYSHNWILRIFFSDSLSEMAAHKIAHATLKGPNVVKEICGAIVIAFAVGGIWKMHHWNEQRKVRAFYDMLEKGEISVVAED; from the exons AtgttgcaactaaaagggaagttGGAATATATAAGCCAATCGAGTCTCCAGAACGCCTATTCACACAATTGGATTTTGCGCATTTTCTTCTCAGACTCACTCAG TGAAATGGCTGCCCACAAGATTGCTCATGCCACATTGAAAGGACCAAATGTTGTCAAGGAGATATGTGGTGCGATTGTAATTGCCTTTGCAGTTGGTGGTATTTGGAAAATGCATCACTGGAATGAGCAGAGGAAAGTGAGGGCATTTTATGATATGCTCGAGAAAGGTGAAATTAGTGTTGTTGCAGAAGattaa
- the LOC123223717 gene encoding calvin cycle protein CP12-2, chloroplastic-like has translation MAAIAGINLSTPRVMAKMTESPRALAAKSPWLNNPWKRPSHFRFGRMQLQPPRAAPESISEKVEESIKTAEEACQGDPTSSECVAAWDEVEELSAAASHARDKKKESDPLETYCKDNPETVECRTYED, from the coding sequence ATGGCAGCAATAGCTGGAATTAACCTCTCAACTCCCAGAGTGATGGCAAAGATGACAGAATCCCCAAGAGCTTTGGCTGCCAAGTCACCATGGCTGAACAACCCATGGAAAAGGCCCAGTCACTTTAGATTCGGACGCATGCAATTGCAGCCGCCGAGAGCTGCCCCAGAGAGCATTTCAGAAAAGGTGGAAGAAAGCATCAAGACTGCAGAGGAAGCCTGCCAGGGTGACCCTACAAGCAGCGAGTGTGTGGCAGCTTGGGACGAGGTCGAGGAACTCAGTGCAGCCGCTAGCCATGCCAGAGACAAGAAGAAAGAATCAGACCCTTTGGAGACTTACTGTAAGGACAACCCAGAGACCGTCGAGTGCCGCACTTACGAAGATTGA
- the LOC123223716 gene encoding bZIP transcription factor 53-like, with protein sequence MDSVQRKTSSGSDSDPRYAHVDEKKRKRMISNRESARRSRMRKQKQMEDLANEIAQLEKVNAVLRQNISSTSQQYLELQSANNVVRAQAMELTDRLQSLNSVLQIWREISGLNVEIPEMPDPLMKPWQLPCPGQPIMASDDMFQM encoded by the coding sequence ATGGATTCAGTTCAAAGGAAAACAAGTTCCGGCTCCGACAGCGACCCTCGATATGCACACGTTGAcgagaagaaaaggaagagaatgaTATCAAACCGAGAATCGGCTAGGCGATCGAGAATGAGAAAACAGAAACAGATGGAGGATTTGGCTAATGAAATAGCTCAATTGGAGAAGGTCAATGCTGTGCTTAGGCAAAACATCTCTTCTACTAGCCAACAGTACCTGGAGTTGCAATCTGCCAACAATGTGGTGAGGGCTCAAGCCATGGAACTTACTGATCGTTTGCAGTCTTTGAACTCTGTGCTACAGATATGGCGCGAGATTAGTGGACTCAATGTGGAGATCCCTGAAATGCCAGACCCTCTTATGAAACCGTGGCAGCTGCCTTGCCCTGGGCAGCCCATCATGGCGTCCGATGATATGTTTCAGATGTAA